In one Candidatus Zixiibacteriota bacterium genomic region, the following are encoded:
- a CDS encoding thioredoxin family protein: MKIEVLGPGCPKCDQLAENVKQAADQVGIEYDLEKVADITAITAYGVM; this comes from the coding sequence ATGAAAATCGAAGTTCTGGGGCCTGGATGCCCCAAATGCGACCAGCTGGCTGAAAATGTCAAGCAGGCCGCTGATCAGGTCGGAATCGAATACGACCTTGAGAAAGTAGCAGATATCACCGCGATTACCGCCTATGGTGTGATG
- a CDS encoding metalloregulator ArsR/SmtB family transcription factor, with product MDKKTRELFEARADIIKALAHSTRLFIVAQLDSEEMCVCNLTELVGSDISTVSRHLAILKKAGIIASEKRGTQVWYSLRMPCVLNFFSCAESVLDSNANTQLRVLNR from the coding sequence ATGGATAAGAAAACACGAGAACTGTTCGAGGCCCGGGCTGATATCATCAAGGCCCTGGCGCATTCAACCCGCCTGTTTATTGTCGCTCAGCTGGATTCAGAGGAGATGTGTGTCTGCAATCTGACCGAACTGGTCGGATCGGATATCTCGACTGTCTCCCGTCATCTGGCAATTCTGAAAAAAGCCGGGATAATCGCTTCTGAGAAACGGGGTACACAAGTCTGGTACAGCCTTCGGATGCCCTGCGTTTTGAATTTCTTCAGCTGTGCGGAATCGGTTTTGGACTCGAATGCCAACACTCAACTCAGGGTGTTGAACAGGTAG
- a CDS encoding aminotransferase class I/II-fold pyridoxal phosphate-dependent enzyme, translating to MKYIDLRSDTVTRPSDKMREAMASAEVGDDVFGDDPTVKALERKVAGLLGKEAALYVPSGSMGNLVSIKTHTIHGEEIICEEGCHVLNYEAGAVFAVGGLVAHTFRGHHGTFTREQIEPYIKKKTLHTPPTRVIEIENTHNHAGGTVFPLDEIEKLRKLADEHDICMHLDGARLWNAHIATGIAFEKYAGYFDSVSVCFSKGLGAPIGSAVAGSAEFIAKARRFRKMFGGGMRQVGVIAAAAIYALDNNLERMAEDHKNARRLAEELSQINGIDIDMETVQTNIVIMDIAPSGKSVTDVLAELQQQGVLAVQFGNTLIRCVAHLDVNSDDIETAIDCFKKVFSN from the coding sequence GTGAAATATATCGATTTACGTTCCGATACAGTCACCCGTCCATCCGATAAAATGCGTGAGGCGATGGCATCTGCTGAAGTCGGTGACGACGTTTTCGGCGATGATCCCACTGTTAAAGCGCTTGAGAGAAAAGTCGCCGGTCTGCTGGGCAAGGAAGCCGCCTTGTATGTCCCCTCCGGCTCCATGGGTAACCTGGTTTCAATCAAGACCCATACGATTCACGGCGAGGAAATTATCTGCGAAGAAGGCTGTCATGTGCTCAACTACGAAGCCGGAGCGGTCTTTGCCGTCGGTGGGCTGGTGGCGCACACATTCCGCGGCCATCACGGCACCTTCACGCGTGAGCAAATCGAACCTTACATCAAAAAGAAAACACTGCACACTCCCCCGACCCGGGTAATCGAGATTGAGAACACCCATAACCATGCCGGCGGAACTGTCTTTCCCCTGGACGAAATCGAGAAACTACGAAAACTGGCTGATGAACATGATATCTGCATGCATCTCGACGGCGCACGGCTCTGGAACGCCCATATTGCCACCGGGATCGCTTTCGAAAAATACGCCGGGTATTTCGATTCAGTTTCGGTTTGTTTCTCCAAGGGATTGGGTGCGCCGATCGGATCGGCAGTGGCCGGTTCGGCAGAATTTATCGCTAAAGCGAGACGCTTCCGCAAAATGTTCGGTGGTGGTATGCGTCAGGTCGGTGTAATCGCGGCGGCGGCGATCTACGCTCTCGACAATAACCTCGAGCGGATGGCTGAAGACCATAAAAACGCCCGCAGACTGGCTGAAGAACTGTCCCAAATCAATGGCATCGATATCGACATGGAGACAGTCCAGACGAATATCGTAATCATGGATATCGCTCCCTCAGGAAAAAGCGTTACCGACGTGCTGGCAGAATTGCAACAGCAGGGAGTACTGGCAGTGCAGTTCGGAAATACCCTGATCCGCTGTGTCGCTCACCTGGATGTAAACTCCGACGATATCGAAACAGCGATCGACTGCTTCAAAAAAGTCTTCTCAAACTGA
- a CDS encoding PorV/PorQ family protein, translating into MQLKQYPAGPVTTILMVLALLVTVADLPAAKYAGEPFYLGVGAQALAMGGAFSAEVSDVTSGFWNPAGLSGVKLRQVAFMHAETFGSLLNHDYLAGAFPLDTAKNRTLAFSLTRLGGGGIKIAEWQGEIPTVLREESHADYQLIASYAFKYNHRLSIGLNAKFIYRDIPTSSAYGLGADLGLRYKIANSLRASLLIRDFTTTLLAYDTGTKESIYPTVIAGLSIRQEFDDFSLTLTADGDFHFENLRDNAQYWSGSVSLDTHFGAELGFLDKLFARAGYDTDKLTLGGGLKLFPFQVDFAYLSDNDLDDSFRVSALFFWK; encoded by the coding sequence ATGCAGTTGAAACAATATCCAGCGGGACCTGTAACGACCATACTGATGGTCCTGGCCTTACTTGTCACGGTAGCCGATCTTCCCGCCGCCAAGTATGCTGGTGAGCCGTTTTACCTCGGGGTCGGAGCTCAGGCTCTCGCTATGGGTGGTGCTTTTTCAGCGGAGGTTTCCGATGTCACTTCGGGCTTCTGGAATCCGGCCGGGCTGAGCGGAGTCAAACTACGCCAGGTCGCGTTTATGCACGCTGAGACTTTTGGCTCGCTTCTAAACCATGACTACCTGGCGGGAGCGTTCCCGCTCGACACAGCCAAAAACCGTACCCTGGCATTCAGTCTCACCCGTCTGGGTGGAGGTGGAATCAAAATCGCCGAATGGCAGGGGGAGATCCCCACTGTTCTGCGCGAGGAGAGCCATGCCGACTACCAGCTGATCGCTTCGTATGCCTTCAAATACAACCACCGCCTGTCGATCGGGCTGAACGCCAAATTCATTTATCGAGATATACCGACTTCTTCTGCCTATGGCCTCGGGGCGGATCTGGGCCTGAGGTATAAGATCGCAAACAGTTTAAGAGCTTCTCTGTTGATCCGGGACTTCACTACCACCCTTTTGGCCTACGACACCGGTACAAAGGAATCGATCTACCCGACGGTGATCGCCGGTTTGAGTATTCGTCAGGAATTCGACGATTTCAGTCTGACATTGACAGCCGACGGCGACTTCCATTTCGAAAACCTGCGCGACAACGCCCAGTACTGGAGTGGTTCTGTTTCCCTGGACACTCACTTCGGCGCGGAACTCGGTTTTCTGGATAAGTTGTTTGCCCGGGCAGGTTACGATACCGACAAGCTGACTTTGGGAGGTGGCCTGAAACTGTTTCCATTTCAAGTCGATTTTGCCTATCTTAGCGATAATGACCTGGACGATTCTTTCAGGGTTTCAGCCCTGTTTTTCTGGAAATAA
- a CDS encoding redoxin domain-containing protein yields the protein MSKLFVILSVFMILVVLACGSNQNGEDKTGTEAKDSIEAEISENIDTTGMLLTRDSVQKYYETFILGQAPDINFFDLNRTSLKLSEYDEYLKLLVFWSTNSIPSRELLDTLAGVQRDMRDSGLIILALNADIISTEVLEEFADINRLPFPILYPQNRDAIAAYGVGVMPSAYLIDREMNIVAQFSGVISGEKIKHISNLFL from the coding sequence ATGAGTAAACTGTTTGTAATACTATCCGTATTTATGATCCTGGTCGTACTGGCCTGCGGTTCCAATCAAAACGGTGAAGACAAGACCGGCACCGAAGCAAAAGACAGCATTGAGGCGGAGATTTCGGAAAACATCGACACTACCGGAATGCTCCTGACGCGCGACTCGGTGCAGAAATATTACGAAACTTTCATACTCGGCCAGGCGCCTGACATCAACTTTTTCGACCTCAACAGAACCTCCCTGAAATTGAGCGAATATGATGAATACTTGAAACTATTAGTCTTTTGGTCGACGAATTCGATCCCGAGCCGTGAGCTTTTGGACACGCTGGCTGGCGTGCAGAGAGATATGCGTGACAGCGGTCTGATCATACTGGCGCTAAACGCCGACATCATCTCCACCGAAGTCCTCGAAGAATTCGCTGATATTAACCGACTGCCCTTCCCGATTTTGTATCCGCAGAACCGGGACGCGATCGCGGCCTATGGTGTCGGTGTAATGCCCAGCGCCTACCTGATCGACCGTGAGATGAATATCGTCGCGCAGTTCAGCGGTGTGATTTCCGGAGAAAAAATCAAACATATCAGCAATCTGTTTTTATAA
- a CDS encoding thioredoxin fold domain-containing protein: MTLKKLGLIVLTFVIVTGFILSLNAGDSKDGKPAIKFYSYEEGIRKASKDSVHVAVFFETTWCGYCKKMHKTTLTDERIISMLNEDFVAVQVDGDRQKNLVRDYGVRGYPSTWFLKPDASKIAPAPGYWPTEDFYWLLRYIKDSAYEKEQFKAYVDRKKKEEQG, from the coding sequence ATGACTCTTAAAAAACTCGGCCTGATTGTTCTCACTTTCGTTATTGTCACTGGATTTATCCTGTCTTTGAATGCTGGTGATAGCAAAGACGGCAAACCAGCGATCAAGTTTTACTCCTATGAGGAAGGGATCAGGAAAGCCTCCAAAGACAGCGTTCACGTGGCCGTCTTTTTCGAAACCACCTGGTGCGGTTACTGCAAAAAAATGCACAAAACAACGTTGACCGATGAAAGAATCATCAGCATGCTAAACGAAGATTTCGTCGCGGTTCAAGTCGACGGTGATCGCCAGAAAAACCTGGTCAGAGATTACGGTGTGCGCGGTTATCCATCGACCTGGTTTCTGAAGCCGGACGCTTCCAAGATAGCACCTGCACCGGGCTACTGGCCGACTGAGGATTTTTACTGGCTTCTGCGCTATATCAAAGATTCGGCCTATGAAAAAGAGCAATTCAAGGCTTATGTGGATCGAAAGAAAAAAGAAGAACAGGGTTAA
- a CDS encoding DNA polymerase III subunit alpha: MSNADFVHLHNHTQYSLLDGACHIDKFIARAQELNFGALAMTDHGNMFGAVEFYKKAHKAKIKPIIGCEIYVAPRELTKKESIPGEPDGGYHLLLLAKNNTGYKNLIRLVSTGYLEGFYHRPRVDKELLAQYADGLIATSACLQGEISYKIRNNDYKEAEKLAKRFADMFGKENFYLEIQDHGIEEEKKDKLELIKMAKKLGLNLVATNDCHYLHQADSAAHDALMCIQTGKTLQDADRFRYTTDQIYVKSSEEMKELFADAPEAIENTLKIAEQCNVEIEMGKLILPHFEMPPEFNDLDVYVGHLCRKGVTKLYPEAGERVYSRLDYELDVIRQMGYAGYFLIVKDFIDYARSQNIPVGPGRGSAAGSLVSYSLGITTIDPLRYDLLFERFLNPERVSMPDIDIDFSDRGRDRVIDYVTGKYGQENVAQIITFGTLAARGVVRDVGRVMGIPYTEVDKIAKMIPFKIGQTIDGALAEEPDLARLAETDERIAKLLEYSRTLEGLARHASTHAAGVVISPEPLIEKVPLFKSNTGEVTTQFDMKCSEEIGLLKMDFLGLRTLTVIDDAVTMISKNHGVELDLDNITLEDPKVYELFGRGETIGIFQFESSGMREYMKKLHPESLDDLAAMNALYRPGPLDSGMIDVYIDRKHGREKIEYLHPDMEPILKTTFGVIVFQEQVLQLASELAGFSLGKADILRKAMGKKIADLMAQMKKDFINGCIENDIEKKLAEEIFHQIEKFARYGFNKSHSVGYAYLAYQTAYLKAHYPKEFMAALMTSEMGSTDRIIILKEECRRMGIDLLPPDLNRSMSDFSVEEESIRFGLAAIKNVGKSAVEKIITERSENGPFKSIFDFTARVDISAVNKRMIEAMVMAGALDSLGPDRATLHGTVENAIAYGQSRQIDRNRGQTSLFGESESLMINPEPRLAEDVSWTRSQLLAHEKESLGFYISGHPMDKYRPQLALFGTCNSESIDELPDNAQAALGGIITRLKINIDKKGRQMAFVSIEDFTGSLEAIVFSDPFEKHKKLLIQSNMLFFTGRVSKREEEKAKLMVTDVKSLESLANENVSLTLTLTVSAHKPELIDTVKNLLTRFPGKTRVVFRVRTPEEIVDVVAPEQVNPNGELMDELLDMLGNNNLILTAG, translated from the coding sequence GTGAGTAACGCGGATTTCGTACATCTTCACAACCATACCCAGTATTCTCTTCTGGACGGTGCCTGTCATATCGATAAATTCATAGCCCGCGCGCAGGAGCTAAACTTCGGCGCACTGGCGATGACCGACCACGGAAATATGTTCGGTGCCGTTGAGTTTTACAAAAAAGCTCACAAGGCCAAAATCAAACCTATCATCGGATGTGAAATCTATGTCGCTCCGCGGGAATTGACTAAAAAGGAATCGATTCCCGGCGAGCCCGACGGCGGTTACCATCTTTTGCTTCTGGCAAAAAACAACACCGGTTACAAGAACCTGATCAGGCTGGTCTCGACAGGTTACCTGGAGGGATTCTATCACAGACCTCGCGTAGATAAAGAGCTTCTGGCTCAGTATGCAGATGGATTGATTGCCACTTCAGCCTGTCTGCAGGGTGAAATCTCGTATAAAATCCGCAACAACGATTATAAAGAGGCAGAGAAACTGGCCAAACGATTCGCGGATATGTTCGGCAAGGAGAATTTCTATCTCGAAATCCAGGATCACGGGATCGAGGAGGAGAAAAAAGACAAGCTCGAACTGATCAAAATGGCAAAAAAACTCGGTCTCAACCTGGTCGCCACCAATGACTGCCATTACCTTCATCAGGCCGACAGCGCCGCCCATGACGCCCTGATGTGTATCCAGACCGGCAAGACATTGCAGGATGCTGACAGGTTCCGCTACACCACCGACCAGATCTATGTCAAATCATCGGAAGAGATGAAAGAGCTTTTTGCCGATGCTCCCGAAGCTATCGAAAACACTCTCAAAATCGCCGAGCAGTGCAATGTCGAAATCGAGATGGGCAAGCTCATACTGCCTCACTTCGAAATGCCTCCCGAATTCAATGACCTTGATGTTTACGTTGGCCATCTCTGCCGGAAGGGTGTCACAAAACTTTATCCGGAGGCCGGCGAACGAGTCTATTCCCGCCTCGATTACGAGCTGGACGTGATCAGGCAGATGGGCTACGCCGGTTACTTCCTGATTGTTAAGGATTTTATCGACTACGCCCGTTCGCAAAATATCCCGGTCGGTCCCGGACGGGGTTCAGCCGCGGGAAGCCTGGTTTCTTACAGCCTGGGTATCACCACTATCGATCCCCTCAGGTATGATCTGTTGTTCGAGAGATTTCTGAATCCTGAGCGGGTAAGTATGCCCGATATCGATATCGACTTTTCTGATCGCGGTCGTGACCGGGTGATCGATTACGTTACGGGAAAATATGGCCAGGAAAATGTGGCCCAGATCATAACTTTCGGCACATTGGCGGCACGCGGAGTGGTGCGCGATGTTGGCCGGGTTATGGGAATACCGTATACCGAAGTCGACAAAATCGCCAAGATGATACCGTTTAAGATCGGGCAGACGATAGACGGCGCGCTTGCTGAGGAACCCGACCTGGCCCGGCTGGCCGAGACCGATGAGCGCATCGCTAAGCTTCTGGAATACTCCCGGACACTGGAAGGACTGGCCCGTCATGCTTCAACACACGCTGCCGGGGTGGTGATTTCGCCTGAGCCTCTGATCGAAAAAGTCCCGCTTTTTAAGAGTAACACCGGCGAAGTAACCACACAGTTCGATATGAAATGCTCCGAGGAAATCGGACTCCTGAAGATGGATTTTCTGGGCCTGCGAACACTAACGGTGATCGACGACGCGGTAACAATGATCAGCAAAAATCACGGCGTTGAACTCGACCTGGATAATATCACTCTCGAAGACCCCAAAGTCTATGAGTTGTTCGGACGGGGCGAGACGATCGGCATCTTCCAGTTTGAATCTTCCGGGATGCGTGAATACATGAAAAAACTGCACCCCGAATCATTGGATGACCTGGCCGCCATGAACGCTCTTTATCGTCCCGGCCCGCTCGATTCCGGTATGATCGATGTCTATATCGACCGCAAACACGGCCGGGAAAAGATCGAGTATCTGCACCCGGATATGGAACCAATCCTGAAAACCACCTTCGGGGTCATAGTCTTTCAGGAACAGGTCCTGCAACTGGCTTCAGAACTGGCCGGCTTCAGCCTCGGCAAAGCGGATATTCTGCGCAAGGCGATGGGTAAAAAGATCGCCGACCTGATGGCACAGATGAAAAAGGATTTCATCAACGGCTGTATCGAAAACGATATCGAAAAAAAGCTCGCCGAAGAGATATTTCATCAGATCGAGAAATTCGCACGCTACGGCTTCAATAAATCCCATTCTGTCGGTTACGCCTACCTGGCTTACCAGACGGCTTATTTGAAAGCCCATTACCCCAAGGAATTCATGGCTGCCCTGATGACTTCGGAGATGGGTTCGACCGACCGGATTATCATCTTAAAAGAAGAATGTCGCCGGATGGGAATCGATCTGCTCCCGCCCGATCTTAACCGCAGTATGTCCGATTTTTCTGTTGAAGAAGAATCGATCCGGTTCGGGTTGGCGGCAATCAAAAATGTCGGTAAATCGGCGGTCGAGAAAATCATCACCGAACGATCCGAAAACGGTCCCTTCAAAAGCATCTTCGATTTCACAGCCCGAGTCGATATCTCGGCCGTCAACAAACGCATGATCGAGGCCATGGTGATGGCAGGGGCTCTGGATTCACTGGGCCCGGATCGGGCGACTTTACATGGTACAGTAGAAAATGCGATCGCCTACGGGCAGTCACGGCAGATTGACCGCAACCGCGGGCAGACCTCGCTCTTTGGCGAATCGGAAAGCCTTATGATAAATCCCGAACCTCGTCTGGCCGAGGATGTGAGCTGGACACGCTCGCAACTTCTGGCCCATGAAAAGGAATCACTCGGTTTCTATATTTCCGGGCACCCGATGGACAAGTACCGCCCCCAGCTGGCGCTTTTCGGCACCTGCAATTCAGAGAGTATTGACGAACTCCCCGACAACGCCCAGGCCGCACTGGGTGGTATAATTACCCGGCTCAAAATCAATATCGACAAGAAGGGACGGCAGATGGCCTTCGTCTCAATCGAGGATTTCACCGGAAGCCTGGAGGCGATCGTATTCTCCGACCCATTCGAAAAACATAAAAAACTGCTGATCCAGAGCAATATGCTGTTTTTTACAGGCCGGGTTTCCAAACGCGAGGAAGAAAAAGCCAAACTGATGGTAACCGACGTAAAATCCCTGGAATCTCTGGCCAATGAAAACGTCAGCCTGACATTGACTTTGACAGTTTCGGCCCATAAGCCGGAATTGATCGACACGGTCAAGAATTTACTTACACGCTTTCCCGGCAAGACTCGTGTGGTTTTTCGAGTCAGAACCCCGGAAGAGATAGTTGATGTCGTTGCACCGGAACAGGTTAACCCTAACGGCGAGTTGATGGACGAACTTCTCGATATGCTCGGTAACAACAATCTGATACTGACAGCCGGATGA
- a CDS encoding tetratricopeptide repeat protein — translation MRKFIVCIFMVIILWSTQGMSADPQVDRLFQSARELNYQRKYAEAIDTLKKAYSIDSEHRHTLLLLGEVYIKIGNFPGARQAFEQLRAIDPHSPIGYIRLAEIHWHLENYMTAMEYLETAEKLSDPPHAGVFRWMGQVLRSQDKLHESEEILWEGLKYYPDNPEILANYGATLLFLQDGATGSEFIDSAYAVDSLSPFVINSKVSLFLLGGRLDSARHYLDLAVGLAPDNPFTRKNMLSFSVVESEASARQLLREGNQAFTKSLYRRAAEKFSQAVEIDSTFFEAWFNLAFSYIHLGEAEKAAHAFEQGLMLKPDYAPGYIGWGDALIGMLEYEQALDKYKQAMKLDPNNKEYEIIYEEVHRLVEDQKKKDTSRGE, via the coding sequence ATGAGAAAATTTATCGTTTGTATTTTCATGGTAATCATTCTCTGGTCAACTCAGGGAATGAGCGCGGATCCACAGGTCGACCGCCTTTTCCAGAGCGCGCGCGAGCTCAACTACCAGCGCAAATATGCCGAAGCGATCGATACACTGAAAAAGGCTTATTCGATCGATTCAGAGCATCGCCACACGCTTCTGCTGTTGGGCGAAGTCTATATCAAGATAGGCAACTTCCCGGGCGCACGGCAGGCTTTCGAACAACTCCGTGCAATCGACCCGCACAGTCCGATCGGGTATATCCGCCTGGCCGAAATACACTGGCACCTTGAGAATTATATGACCGCTATGGAATACCTCGAGACCGCGGAAAAGCTATCCGATCCACCGCACGCGGGGGTTTTTCGCTGGATGGGCCAGGTCCTGAGAAGCCAGGATAAACTCCATGAATCCGAAGAAATCCTCTGGGAGGGACTCAAGTACTACCCGGACAATCCCGAAATCCTGGCTAACTATGGCGCTACTCTGCTGTTTCTTCAGGATGGCGCAACCGGAAGTGAATTTATCGACAGCGCCTATGCAGTCGATTCGTTGTCTCCATTTGTAATCAATTCCAAGGTCAGCCTGTTTTTGCTCGGCGGTCGCCTCGATTCAGCCAGGCATTATCTCGACCTGGCAGTCGGCCTCGCACCGGACAATCCGTTCACGCGTAAAAACATGCTTTCCTTTTCAGTCGTCGAAAGCGAAGCCAGCGCACGGCAACTCCTGCGCGAGGGAAATCAGGCATTCACTAAATCGCTCTATCGTCGAGCGGCCGAAAAATTCAGCCAGGCGGTCGAAATCGACAGCACCTTTTTTGAAGCCTGGTTCAACCTGGCATTCTCGTACATCCACCTGGGTGAAGCAGAAAAAGCCGCGCACGCATTCGAACAGGGGCTCATGCTCAAACCGGATTACGCTCCCGGCTATATCGGCTGGGGCGACGCCCTGATCGGGATGCTCGAATACGAACAAGCGCTTGATAAATACAAACAGGCCATGAAACTCGATCCCAACAATAAAGAATATGAGATCATATACGAGGAAGTGCACAGATTAGTGGAAGATCAGAAAAAAAAGGACACATCTCGGGGTGAGTAA
- a CDS encoding rhomboid family intramembrane serine protease gives MIPFKDDNPRGTTPYVTIALIAINVIVFIYEFSLGQRGFTEFTVKYGLIPAELMSGRDLMAPEMSYLSTSPYLNLFTSMFMHGGFMHLGGNMLYLWIFGDNIEDTLGHVWFAFFYIISGIAATLTFVFIEPSGEVPLVGASGAIAGVLGAYLVRFPYAKVYTLIFLFYFIRIIRLPAVFVLGFWFILQLISGTNSLAVSQSGGGVAWFAHIGGFAFGAILFLVLGKRPKKIHRFYR, from the coding sequence ATGATTCCATTTAAAGACGACAATCCGCGCGGAACTACGCCGTATGTAACTATCGCGCTGATCGCGATCAATGTGATAGTTTTCATCTATGAATTCTCTCTGGGGCAACGGGGCTTCACCGAGTTTACGGTCAAATACGGCTTGATTCCGGCCGAGCTTATGTCGGGACGTGACCTGATGGCTCCGGAGATGTCGTATCTGTCGACTTCACCCTACCTCAATTTGTTCACCAGCATGTTCATGCACGGCGGATTCATGCACCTGGGTGGGAATATGCTCTATCTCTGGATTTTCGGCGACAATATCGAGGACACCCTGGGCCATGTCTGGTTCGCGTTCTTCTATATAATTTCCGGGATCGCCGCAACATTGACTTTCGTCTTCATCGAACCCTCCGGAGAGGTGCCCCTGGTAGGCGCTTCGGGGGCAATCGCCGGCGTCCTGGGAGCTTACCTGGTACGTTTTCCCTATGCCAAGGTTTACACGCTGATATTTTTGTTCTACTTTATCCGGATTATCCGTCTGCCAGCTGTATTCGTACTCGGCTTCTGGTTTATCTTACAACTGATCAGCGGAACCAATTCGCTGGCAGTATCGCAGAGTGGTGGAGGAGTGGCCTGGTTCGCCCATATCGGGGGCTTCGCTTTCGGCGCGATACTGTTTCTGGTCCTGGGTAAACGCCCGAAGAAAATTCACAGGTTTTACAGGTAA